The following proteins are encoded in a genomic region of Ostrea edulis chromosome 7, xbOstEdul1.1, whole genome shotgun sequence:
- the LOC125654760 gene encoding E3 ubiquitin-protein ligase TRIM9-like: protein MMAEPTSRAQEIISCDLCVKPTQQFCNNCQLSLCVDCVSKHVDKLKYQQHDIVHFKDRKVDFPECEFHTNQRCEVHCQQCDVPVCLKCMRGPHNGHKIEDIPEIFSDKKKELEKEIREIESTIIPQYKKKNEETEHTLSYIMAEFDELQREEEKHRKFWHQEVDNIFNKFGSLMKSRKANLLAALNSHQSKLTNQIPNMTETVQQNKEILRSNNVSAVTNYKSKLEEYRNMPTDIDVKLPSLKTNTVQGRELSLELGEYKASLTQTTLPSLTEEVSHLSLPKMLEQAKSVTTIPARVNPLLHVACVRVNEAWVSDKDKTIRRVGIHGSVRDTVTTTCLYWPDDITVTRQGELVYSDSRNRTVNIVKHGRTETLITTPQGWHPDKLCCTKSGDILVSMGTTDDSQNKIVGYQKHTVKQEIDRDEDGEPIYKGGDYSLYVVENNNGDICASDNNADTVIVVDRSGRVRFRYDGTPARRKKSFNPKHIVTDSMSQIIVADYNNACLHILDQNGQFLRCVDNYGLDNPNGLSVDSEGRLWVGLRDSGEVKVIQYMK, encoded by the coding sequence ATGATGGCCGAGCCAACATCCCGGGCACAGGAGATCATCTCCTGTGACCTTTGTGTCAAGCCTACCCAGCAGTTCTGTAACAACTGTCAACTCAGTTTGTGTGTGGACTGTGTTAGTAAACATGTGGACAAGCTCAAGTACCAACAACATGACATCGTTCATTTCAAAGATAGAAAGGTAGATTTTCCTGAGTGTGAATTTCACACCAACCAGAGATGTGAGGTTCACTGCCAGCAATGTGATGTTCCAGTTTGCCTGAAATGCATGCGTGGTCCCCATAATGGACACAAAATTGAAGatattccggaaatttttaGTGACAAGAAAAAGGAACTTGAAAAGGAAATCAGAGAAATTGAATCCACCATTATTCCGCAGTACAagaagaaaaatgaagaaacagAACACACATTATCCTATATAATGGCCGAATTTGATGAACTCcaaagagaagaagaaaaacataGAAAATTCTGGCACCAAGAAGTGGACAACATTTTCAATAAGTTCGGTTCATTGATGAAGTCCAGAAAAGCGAATCTCCTGGCTGCTCTAAACTCTCACCAATCCAAATTAACAAATCAAATTCCAAACATGACCGAAACAGttcaacaaaacaaagaaattctGAGGTCAAACAATGTGTCTGCAGTCACTAACTACAAATCCAAACTCGAGGAATACAGAAACATGCCTACTGATATTGATGTCAAACTGCCATCACTCAAAACCAACACAGTTCAAGGGAGAGAACTCAGCCTGGAATTAGGAGAATACAAGGCTAGCCTGACACAGACAACACTGCCCAGTCTGACAGAGGAAGTCTCCCATTTATCTTTACCTAAGATGTTAGAGCAAGCCAAATCAGTTACAACCATTCCTGCTAGAGTTAATCCTCTACTCCATGTTGCCTGTGTGAGAGTGAATGAGGCCTGGGTTAGTGATAAAGATAAAACAATAAGACGTGTTGGCATACACGGGTCTGTACGAGACACTGTCACCACCACATGTTTATACTGGCCTGATGACATCACAGTGACTAGACAGGGAGAACTGGTATACAGTGATAGTCGCAATAGAACTGTGAACATTGTCAAACACGGGAGAACAGAGACACTGATAACCACACCACAGGGCTGGCATCCAGACAAACTATGCTGTACTAAGTCAGGGGACATCCTGGTCAGTATGGGTACTACTGATGATAGCCAAAATAAAATTGTCGGTTATCAGAAACACACAGTGAAACAGGAAATAGATAGAGATGAAGATGGAGAACCAATCTATAAAGGAGGAGATTACTCACTGTATGTGGTGGAGAACAACAATGGAGACATCTGTGCCTCTGATAATAATGCTGACACCGTGATCGTGGTGGACAGGTCAGGAAGAGTCCGATTCCGATACGACGGTACACCAGCCAGGAGGAAGAAGTCATTTAATCCTAAACATATAGTGACAGACTCCATGAGTCAGATCATTGTGGCAGATTACAATAATGCCTGTCTACATATCCTGGATCAGAACGGACAGTTCCTGAGATGTGTGGATAATTATGGACTAGATAATCCTAACGGACTGAGTGTGGACAGTGAGGGGAGGCTGTGGGTAGGGTTACGTGATTCAGGAGAAGTGAAAGTGATTcagtacatgaaataa